From a single Bryobacter aggregatus MPL3 genomic region:
- a CDS encoding DNA gyrase inhibitor YacG, with amino-acid sequence MPIQAKCPICRKVTTHGDEYFPFCSKQCQDIDLGKWANEEYKIPGPPVQLVQEDEDDEIRDR; translated from the coding sequence ATGCCGATCCAGGCCAAATGCCCCATCTGCCGTAAGGTCACCACGCACGGTGACGAATACTTTCCGTTCTGCAGCAAGCAATGCCAGGACATTGATTTAGGGAAGTGGGCGAACGAGGAATATAAGATTCCCGGTCCACCGGTCCAACTTGTTCAGGAAGACGAGGACGATGAGATTCGCGATCGCTGA
- a CDS encoding phosphatidylglycerophosphatase A, translated as MRFAIAEVIATSFYAGYTPKAPGTAGALFGVLLVYLLHRYAFFIDIHFALLSAVLLLPSIWASNQMIDTLQLKDPQCIVIDEVLGQVIAFTAVVQYSWLSYLVAFLLFRAFDIWKPFPVNMFEKLPRGLGVMADDLMAGVYAAFVIYLLRNFGNMTSL; from the coding sequence ATGAGATTCGCGATCGCTGAGGTGATTGCGACCAGCTTTTATGCCGGCTATACGCCGAAGGCTCCCGGCACCGCCGGTGCGCTCTTCGGCGTTCTGCTTGTCTACCTCCTGCATCGCTACGCCTTCTTCATCGACATCCATTTCGCGCTCCTTAGCGCAGTGCTCCTGCTTCCCTCCATCTGGGCCTCGAACCAGATGATCGACACTCTGCAATTGAAGGATCCGCAGTGCATCGTCATTGACGAAGTGCTCGGCCAGGTGATCGCCTTCACAGCCGTGGTCCAGTACAGTTGGCTCAGCTACCTGGTTGCCTTTCTGCTCTTTCGCGCCTTCGATATCTGGAAACCCTTTCCTGTGAACATGTTCGAGAAACTACCTCGTGGGCTGGGTGTGATGGCCGACGACCTGATGGCCGGCGTTTATGCGGCTTTTGTCATTTACCTGCTGCGCAACTTCGGCAACATGACGTCACTGTAA